AGAGACGTTGCCTTGGATCCTTAACGTGTTTTTCATGTGATTATGGAATAGTCTGATTGGATATATTTAGCACCAGTTTCTGTCTTAGAGAGTCCGTGTCCATGCAGTCCATTCTTGTTTACACTGGGTTTCTCCAGGCTATTTTTAGCCCGGATGTACAACTCcataagcagcagcagcagcagcagcagcaggctgcaGAGTGAGACTGTGCTGCaaccacacaccatctgaataTCTCGTGAATATCGCCTCGTGCTTGATTAGAAGCTGTCCTGTTGCTCACCCTGCAGCCGGGCCTCTGTTACACAATGCACGGCCTGCTATGCTCCCGGGCTCGTGCTCTCACACGGGGGCCAGATCACCTGATCCAGCTTCCCTTGCCCGCTTCTGCGCGAACCAGACTCCGTGTTAAAAAAGACATTAATTAACGAATCATCCCTGCGGTGGGGCTGTATTTGGGTGTTTGTGTGGGGGGGTGCGATGTGGATTCAGTGTCGGTGGGGGGGTGTGCTGTTCGGCTGTGATTCCGCAGCTGCCCTCGTGCAGCAGGAGCAGATTTTTGGGAATCATGGGAGAGAGGCATAGACGTGGAAATTCCTGCACTTCGAGAGAAACAACTCCCAGTAAACAGCCtgggagtgagtgagtgtgtgtgtgtgtgtgtgtgtgtgtgtgtgtgtgtgtgtgtgtgtgtgtgtgtgtgtgtgtgtgtgtgtgtgaggggagagagagagagagagagagagagagagagagagagaggggagggagagagcggGGGATTCTCCGAATACACCCACGTGGGATCTCCGGCGTCAGCTGCGCGCTCCGCCAATGGGCGCAGAGTACGGGGGATCTTTTGACAGCGGAGGACCAATCAGAGGGCGAGCGGCGGAGTGGAGTGACGCCCGCTGCCGAGAGCGTATAAAGGCTGCGAGTTTCTGCTTTCAGAATCAGACAGCTCCTTCCtctcacactttcacacacactcacacacacactctccctctccctctgaaCCTGAACTCCTTTAAGGGACTCTGAAGGACTTTCCTCTTTTAACGGACTCTAAAAGGACCTTTGCGCCGAGCTGGATTATCTTTTGTTGGGACTTTATTCCTGGGATTTAAACAAGCAGCCTCTCGCGCTGGGGACGTGTCTTTCTATCCTGGATTTTGTGGATTATTTCACTGACTTCAACATGACTCTGGAAGAGGTCATCGGTTCCAACAGCACCGAGAAAAAGTAAGTTACTGATGCTTGTCGTAGGCGCGTAATTACGCACCGTCTGGCCGTTTCATGTCACGTTCTAGACCCGATTTTAAGCCTGGATCACATTTTACATGTTAGCCTCATTTTCAAACATTTCCCATCATATTCTCTGTATAATCAGAGTATAGCCAGCGGACACATTTCTGTAGCTCGCTCTGCAGGTTGTGTAAGTTACTGACTGTTGTCAGCGATGCGTAATTACGCACTGTCTGGCACGCTTTATAGCACGAGTTTAAGTCCCTTTTTAGACCCCATTTTAACCCTGGATCAGGTTTTCGTCAGTTATCTTGATATGTTGCGTATAAGCGGAGTGTGTGGGCAGATTTGTGCGCGGTTGTGTGCAGTTTTGCGGGGCTCTCCCTGCGAGTTTCGGTCAGATGTGTAACCGCTGCTCCGCTGTGTTTCTCTGCAGGATGGAGACGGTGAGTCAGGCCCTGGAGGAGCTGCTGGTCGCGGCTCAGCGGCAGGACTGCCTCACGGTGGGAGTCTACGAGTCCGCCAAACTCATGAATGTGTAAGTTGATGTCTTTTGATTTGCGCATTTAGGCTAAACACAGAATACAAGAAGGAATGAAGACggcattttctgccatttttgcatgaaaaatgactttaaaacaAGAATTGTGATGATAGGCTAATACACATCGCATGCAGACAGACAAGAGGTGCAGATATAAAGCAAGGAAGGAGTTCCCATCCAGTATACATGCCCCCTGCTGACACtaacccccctctctctctctctccttgcaGAGACCCGGACAGCGTCGTCCTGTGCGTCCTCGCCACCGATGAGGAGGATGAAGGCGACATCGCGCTGCAGATCCACTTCACGCTGCTGCAGGCCTTCTGCTGCGACAACGACATCAACATCCTGCGCGTGTCCGGCCTGCGGCGGCTCGCCCCGCTGCTCGGGGGGGAGCCGGACACCGGGGACAGCACCGGCACCGGTGGCACCGAGCCCCGGGACATGCACTGCATCCTGGTCACTGTAAGTCCGCCTTTCGTGCTTCCAAGAACCTCTGTATATAGATGCTGAATCAACATTATTACCTTCAATAAACACAGATTGTTACATAATAAGTAGATACATACAGCGTTACGGGAAGCCTCCCCTCTGTGTTGTGCAAGTCAACACTAGATCCACCCATACATACTGCGCAGGCGTCAACCCCGACACACGGGCATACTGCGCATGCGTCAACACTAAATAGCTTAAACAGCAGTCAACAGACGGTACTGCAGCGTTTCTATCACCTTTGGTTGCAGATGTTGTGTAGTTTTTTGGGTTCAGAACTGAAACTAGTCATTTTTCAAAGTCATTTTCCTCCTGTTAACTTTATTAAGAATGTAACTGGTACAAAACCAGACATCATAGACATCacataacgacaaaacaacaccAGTATCTGGCTGATATACATTAGAAGATGTGTGGACAGAAATAATAGACAGCTTACTGAAGTTACAGCCCTTATACCTTATTACACATGATGCCACAGGTGATTGTAGTGGCTGAATAATGTCTAACCGcgttccctctccctctcttccccgTGCAGAACCCTCCGGTGCAGCCGCTGCAGTCCCCGGCGCTGCAGAACATCAGCAGCTTCTGCGAGGAGAGCCGCTGCCGGAACCAGTGGGTCCCCTGGCTGGAGATGCAGGACCGCTGAGCCGAGCCGAACCAGACCGCTATACGCAGCGGTGAGAAAGAGTGCAAACAGTCCAAACAAGCCGCGCTTCTGCTTCTGCTGAAGACCGATAACGGGCGTTTGAGGTGGACAGAAGGGACCGAAACCAGGCCCTTACTGCTGCCTGATTGGGGCGGTTGATTTGGGGGCCGGGGGAGCGGCGTGAGACGCCGGTACCGGGACCGGGACCGAACGGGTTCTGCAGGCCGGCGGACAGCGCGGGGGGTGGGGAAGCAGAGAGACTTTGAATGAACTGCAGGTGATCTGCTCACCTGAGCGACGTCACAGGACGCGTGGAACCTGCAGATGGTTTTCCAGTCTCCGGCGCTGATCCAGAAGGACCCGTTCCTCTGATTGGGGGTGGAGATGTTTGAACATTCTgagttttatttaaaatttcatgaatttgtttttcaaaatCTGCATCCGCAGATAAACGTGTGTTGTGTTTTAGGGACAACAACAGTTACACACTGACGTGAACAGCGGGGTATTTAAAGGAACAGAGTATTTAATATATGAACTGTGAAGCTGCCTGTTTAATTTAATgtgataaataaattattgaagGAGAAATGATGGATTTCTGAGTGTTTCATCCAGGACGACTGTGTGTCTGACTGATCGCTGCAGGTTACATAAGGAGATCCTCCCACCACATCCGTTTCCATggtgccctgtgtgtgtgtgtgtgtgtgtgtgtgtgtgtgtgttcttgtagGAGCTGAAGTGTTACTGTTGGAAGGTTGATTTTCTTCTCTTTGGATGGAGCTAGGCTTcctgtctttgtgctaagctaggctaacccaATACTGAGGCCTTCCAAAATACAACATATAAGTCAGAATTAGAACCAGAAAAGGCTTCATAGCCACAATATTCACTCTCATGTGGAATAtgccttggtgaaaggtgcatctataaacaaacaaacatattaaacattaagaaaaTAAGCAATGACACAAAATAACTGGTGCATAAGAAAAAAGATGTGCAATGGGTTGTGTGAAGAATACATAGTGAGTGCACTGGGCAGATGTAGAGTCCAGGATGAAGGTAAATGCAAAGTATAGCGACAGTATGAAGGTATAAAGTATAAAGATCAGGTGAGATATTCGGTTGGTGCAGCAGAAACAAGAAACAAGGTACATAAACTAAAAtagaattaaaaaagaaagtatATTTGGAGATAAATCACATGACTAATGTCACGGTTCCTTTCCTTTATTAGTGTCTTTATGAAGCCATAATTTCAGTTTCCAGCCGGTGTTTCTGGTTCCAGTCCCCTGGAGGAGAAACTTAAAGAGCAGAGTGaaactcactgtgtgtgtgaggggggggggggcgtccCAACACTGTCTACAGTACAGTGTTGACAAAGCTGAAACCTTTATGAGTCACTTCTCCCGACTCAAAGTTTGACTTTGAGTCATTTCTGCAGAAAGTAAATCTAAAGAGTTTTCAGCAGGTCAAATGTTTGAGATTAAGCAATCCCAGGACTTTATTGTGACTTCCCACACCTGTGTTTCATCATGCAGTTAAATACACAAAGTGTTCCTAAAGTCTAAAAACAACATGTTACAAAACCTGAGGAGAAATCTTCATCATGGTGgcaaatgttcagcatcagtcagcgtccactaaaagttctcttgttgctgctgacagacagatagaccttttagttaaagagtaagatccttttagtttaacatcaaacagccccgaaatcaccatcaccaaactccaccagactccatgtaaataatcaggacttttagcgtgtatagagccagcatatttccaccagactccatgtaaataatcagtactttctAGATGAATGACATGAATACTGGAGCCCTGTCTGAGGGGGAAAGAAGATGCAG
This sequence is a window from Sander lucioperca isolate FBNREF2018 chromosome 11, SLUC_FBN_1.2, whole genome shotgun sequence. Protein-coding genes within it:
- the LOC116067418 gene encoding growth arrest and DNA damage-inducible protein GADD45 beta: MTLEEVIGSNSTEKKMETVSQALEELLVAAQRQDCLTVGVYESAKLMNVDPDSVVLCVLATDEEDEGDIALQIHFTLLQAFCCDNDINILRVSGLRRLAPLLGGEPDTGDSTGTGGTEPRDMHCILVTNPPVQPLQSPALQNISSFCEESRCRNQWVPWLEMQDR